In Lathyrus oleraceus cultivar Zhongwan6 chromosome 2, CAAS_Psat_ZW6_1.0, whole genome shotgun sequence, the DNA window TGAAATTATCAAATAAAAGTTTCTATATAGTAATTTAGTTTATTAacttaaaataataaatatactaaaATATTTCAGTGTATTAAATTCAATTATTAACTTAATTGAAATTATTAAATAGAAATGATTAAATTAATAAACTgaaattattaaataaaaatttCTATATAATAATTTAGTTTATTAATTTAAAATGATTTATCAACTAAAACATTTCAATTTATTGatataaattattaaattaataaactgaaattattaaataaaaatatctatataatattttactttataatttaaaatagttaattaactaaaataatattaattaaaatattcAGTTTATTATTATACACTACgtaaatatatatttaatatgGAAAATTATAATGTGTTAATACtaataataaattaatatttGATTAATACTAACTTTTTTTTATATAGTCAAATGTGTTTAGATAATTTGTATGTAAAGTATACAAACGAAATGAATAATTTATCTAAGCTATATGTACTTTCACCAACACCTATATATATGTAGGTTTtgataattaaaataaatttttaagataattaaaaaattatacatttaaaatcaaaaacaaataatttattaaaaaaataatgtTTATAAACTTAAATTAATAACAAATAAAATGTCAATATAAcatttaaaataattattaaaaaaataagaTCACATAAAATATTATCCAATCAGGGCAGAAATCACTTATAGCTATTAACCGTACTTTCTATTAATTTGATCCTAAATAAGACAAATTCAATTACTACATATAATTAATGAAATTATTCTTAAGTTACCCTAAATTTCATTTAATTCTTTTTGTCCACTGTTAAAATTCCTATTAAATTAGTATAGATTTCCAATTTTAAATTTCTAAATCAAACACAATGGAAAAGCATATCTTTCATAAATTAAAATGTAAAGAAAACAAAGCTAGATTGCAAAGAAAACAAAGATCTTCACTTACAATAGTGTCTCATAAAACCAAACTTTTCTAGACATATCCGCCAGATAATTGACCAAATAGATCGAAACTGAAATTATCAAAAGGaacaaagaaaaaacaaaaactCCAACCCAATTATTTTGTCGTGAGTAAACCCCACTATACTCAAAAACAAGAAATTCAACCCTCTTCTAGTCTTTTAAGGGAGAAGAAACCAGCATTGATCAATATTTGTAGTCCTTAACATGAAGACTCTCCGAGGCACCAGCACCAAGGTTTGAGGCACCCTTGTAAGTTCCAAGAGTAGCCTCAGAATTAGCCTTAGCTCTTGTCAACAAAGCATCTTGAGCTGCCTTCACATTTTCTGTCTTTCCACCCCATGCCTTAAGGGTACTCTGTTGAAGTGCCCTTCCGAAAGAGAAGGAAAGAGTCCATGGCTTCTTACCTTTGATTTGGTTGATGGCATTGAGGTTAACACTGGCCTCTTCTTCACTCTGTCCACCAGACAAGAAAACAACAGCTGGAACTGCGGCAGGGACGGTTCTCTGCAGAGCTCTAACGGTGTGCTCGGCAATAACCTCAGGTGCAACCTTTGGTGCATCAGATCCGGGTGTCACCATGTTTGGCTTCAAGAGAGTTCCTTCAAGGATGACATGATGATCACTCAAGGCCTTGTAAGTTGCGGCAAGGACACGCTCGGTAATGGCAGCACACTTGAGAATATCGTGTGAACCATCAACAAGGATCTCAGGTTCAACAATGGGGACAAGTCCGTTCTCTTGGCATATGACGGCATAACGGGCCAATCCGTAAGCATTCTCATGGATAGAGTGCTCTGATGGTTCGTTGGCACCGATTTTAAGCACAGCACGCCATTTAGCAAATCGTGCACCGGCTTCGTAGTACTTTGCACAGCGTGCACCAAGACCATCAAGACCCTGAGTGGTGGTTTCTCCATCAGTTCCAGCAAGTTCGACGGTACCCTTGTCAACCTTGATACCAGGAAGAACACCAGCTTCGTTCAAAACATCAACAAAAGGCTTGCCTgaacaaaaacaacaataataccaaTCTTAATTCACACACCAAAGATAGAAACAGCCCCACCATAATAAAATCCGCATACCATTTCAAAGCCATGACATGATAAGAAAACATGTAGACCAATTGAGATCAACCATGTTCCAAAATTTTACTAATACAAAGCAATAGACATCATTATCATGTATTTTCAAAGCCATCAACATGGTAACAAAACATGTTGAAGGCGATTGACAATAATTCATGTACCAAACTTCCATGACACAAACCTTTAAGCAACAGACATGATATTAATGTATTTACAAAGCCATTGACATGATAAGAAAACATGCTGAAACCAATTGATGAACAATTCAATGACAAAACATTTAAGATAAACTACAAATTATGCTCGGGAGTGAGGAGTACCTGCAGCTGTTTTTTGGTAGAGGGTTTCCTCAAAGAGGATAACTCCACTGAGGTACTGAAGAACACCAGGAGCAGTGAAAAGAAGCTCACGAAGAGCCTGTCTGTTGGATTCAACATTCTCAACATTGATGCTCGCTAGACGCTTACCGATTGTTCCAGTTGACTCATCAGCAGCAAGAATACCCTTACCGGGTGTGCCAATATAGGCAGCATTGGCAATAAGCTCATCTGCAAATTTGTTAATAAACCAGTATTAGCAACACAAATATAACCTTAAAAAAACACTAGTGAATAAGTTCCCAAAAATAAACAATGATTAGAGAGAGAACCCCAAATTATGTACAACATAAATCACTTACAGTCATTTCAGATGAATAAAGTTATCAAATTATTATACCATAATACCACTAAGAGATCTACAAAATTAATTACTGATTTTGATATTATCTACTAACTATCCTAATCTTTAATTTCAGATTCAAAAACAGTACTGTAATATCATATAACAAAACACGTTTAAAAACAATTGAAAACAGAAAACCTAATCAACAAGCAAAATTCTACAAGCCAAACCCAAAACCTTCCAGGATCTGACATCACATCACAAAATTCACGAAAAGTTAGATCTGAAATTCACGAACCAGAAGCACGCTAAAACAAATCAAACAAGTACAGATCCATAAAAACCAAGTAAAAACAAAATCAACAAGATCCAAAAGGTTAAGACTGTGATAAGAACAGATCTAAGTAAAAGAAGAAAGATTAATATACCATGGTACTTGCTCTTGAAGTGCGACATGATCGAGGAAGAAGAGGGTTTTTTGGAAATGAATCGAGAGGGTTAGGTTAAGAATTAGGTATGAGAGTGATGAATTGAAGTGGAGGGTTTTGGGGTTTTATATATAGTGATTTTGATAGATTGAGAAACAAGACAGAAAGTTGAAAAGGGAAAGATGGCCTGCTTTTCGATGTATCGGTATCAGTTATGTGTCTCTATGGACTGCCGTTGGATTCGGTAACAACAAAGGCGGTTTTGGTTTTCACCGACCCGGTTTTGGTGCTCTTAAAGTCCGTTAGGTCCACCCACTTTCAAACTCGTTTCTTTTCTTGGCTAATTTAAGTTGAATAATGTTTTTACTTTTTAATAAGGTTGAATAATGTTAGAAAATGTTTTTTTTCCTCAAAGATTCACCATCATgtatttgatttttaatttttttttatcaagAGAGATATTTAAAATAGTGTGTTGTTTTATATTCATTCCGTTTATTTTTAACTGTcattttttttagaatttttttttgtgAAGTTGATAGTAgtattaaatatatttttgttaaaattattcctaaataattattatagagagagaaaaagtaaaatgaatgtaataaataattaagaatattatagataaaagaggaattaatttttaaaaagtaataataattattaatttttttaatacGTGTAAAAAGTATAAAAAAATAATACTTAAAAGGAATGGATGGAGCAGAAGAAATCTATGGGTGAAAAAAGGTGATCTAAATTGTTTAAAATTATTTTGGttatttgtatttttaaaaaaattaaaggtttagtttttttttaaaaacatgaTCTTTTTATTGAATAATTGACAAGAgtttttttaaagaaaatactTTTTTTTAATTAATGCACCATACTTTTTAAAATTATTTCTGAATAATTCAATTCATTTCAATGAAAAACGTATAGCTCTATTCTCTTTGCTTTTTCCACCGTCGAcctcttttcttttttctccATCACATCCATACTCATAAGATTTTGTAACGATGTAGATATATAAGGCGGTGGTGCAATGTCTCTCAGGCCGCTCCACCATTTCATCCCTATGGGTTGGCATGGTGTCGGCGTTGCACTAGAATTTTGATGTCATGGTTCtgttgtttgttttattttgcCAGTAGTTGGTTCTATTTAGAAACTCCAAGATGATATATCTTCGCAAAGTTCTCCAATAGAGTATGTAAAAAGTTCTTCAAGTTGAAGTCATTTGGTGGTCGTTTCTACTTCTTCAGCGCCGATGGCTAGTTCGTTGTAGCTTTGTAGGGTTTTGATTTGTTTTTAGTTGTTGTTTTTGAATCTGCTTCTCAAACTACAATTCACTAGTGTTGCTAGTGGAATCTTGACTTTGATCTCTGGTTCTTTCTAAATTTGTTCAAATATGCAGTTTTCGTTGTATTTGGAGTTTGACACTACACTAGTGGTTTTGTGGTGGTTATAACCTCGTCGTTGATATGATATTTTGTTGTTGTCCGATAAGATGCTTTTAAGCTAGCTCGTTGGGGTATGATTAGATTAGGCTTGAAAGACTTGTTAAGCTTGTCATAGTTTATTTCACATGAGTTGTTGGTACGTGTATTTGTCCGTGTTGGCGGTCGAAACATTTATCATTCCATAAAAGATGAGTTTAATTTTTGAAGCTCGTCTTTGGTTCATTTAGAATGCTTGCGAATTTTAACAcatttttcttttgaaatttgGTTTCGAACTCCGCGTTCGCGTTGTCTTTGTTGGATTGTGCTTTGGGTATATTTATTGAGTATAATGGTAGTGCAATGTCAGTGTAAAAAAATATTACACATGTGTTCAATCAAAATACTTTAAAGTGTCAAATCATATAAGTAATTTAAAATTTACAGGCTGACTTGGTGGGGTACATGGTTGTCATTGGTTAGCAGTGTAAAAGTAATTTACACTGTCAACAGTGGCGGAGtcagataaaaaaatttgggatggccgctaacgtaaaataaagattataaataaaatgtaaatagtattttaaataaaacattaaagttaaaataaatacaaagttaattactaaaaatttaaactacatgacttaaaactaccttaaagtaatgctttacaCGTTCCGAGggacttgaaatcgtcaataattgactccggactaatgcttgcactaatctccctttcaatatatagtgtcatgctatctccaagaaacccatcatccatcttgtttctcaacttagtcttaataattttcattgctgaaaaagacctctcagttgtggccgtagaaacgggaagagtcatgataagacgaagtagtctatcaatcaagaagtaagtttcagcctgtccagatgcaaccaaacatgaacatagttcttgaatagttgataaattattcaagtttgatgcttgacgagcaacaaatagaaaatgttggagttgaaattgcaaattattcttctcttgatcactaaaatccataggataatatttttcaactaaagaacaaatagtatcaatgctaaaagttttatatccatccttaggagataaagaacaagaaagagttaacaaatccattgtctgctcactgaatctgctatttaactcttgtaactgtttgtcaatggtagtgaaaaagatttcaactttaaagtaatgttgaattgtgacttgattctcttcaagacggaagcgtccaaatcttgttgttgaatgaacatcattaagatcaggaatctcaataccatgtttttcacaaaaagataccactttagtaaacaatatatcccaaccattttctctcaaaccttgaataagatgttttgttgaacgaaccaagttcatagcattaactacatcttgattttttttgtaaggcttgacaaagcatatctgttattcccatgatttctttcatcaagtgcaaaataaatataaaatcaaatgccttcaagtaattgtaagaactatctgcatccccacgtgtagcataactccctctatcttttgtaattttttttaaaactaaacaagttacttcatacatgtttatcaagctagaaattgaatcgtaatgcgatccccaacgagtatctccagctcgtttcaatgtaccaacttgatttgcacctttaccagttacaaactcatcaatctctaacaattaagcaatttcttctaattgagcagcttgtaactcatcatgacgctttgtagacagtggcggaactgaggggggacgtgggaaggccacggccacccctcaactttttctttttttttaattcatatatattaaattactaaaacatccttattttaaattaaaattattttttattttttattttttattcaaagttaggttaaaatacagataaggtaaaaagctcctacctttcctttctttctcatatgggtttgctaccggcaccgaaatcggaacagattaaaatgatcggcatctaacaggtaaaaaactttattcattcttcttttataaaaagtaacaaattaaagtgattgcttgatttgtgtttttgagatttttagggttcttctttcttgatgtgttaaaataatctatatgcGGTTTATTAAGgcaattcataacactgtaatttacaaatatagttatacattgtaataaggtttatttaatcattgttgctgctaatttctaatagtgaagttgCCGGTATTTGAAAATAGATTatttcaaataccggtaacttcactattagaaattagcagcaacaatgattaaataaaccttattacagtgtataactatatttgtaaattacagtgttatgaattggcttaataaacctcatatagattattttaacacatcaagaaagaagaaccctaaaaatctcaaaaatacaaatcaagcaatcactttaatttattactttttataaaagaagaatgaataaagttttttagCTGTTAGATGtcgatcactttaatctgttccgattccggtgccggtagcaaacccatatgagaaagaaaggaaaggtagaagctttttaccttatctgtattttataaaagagaagactgcattcatatgcccctatggtatttttgcttatagaagaatgtcATTTGGATTGTGCAATGCACCAGCCAcctttcaaaggtgtatgacttcaatctttgctgacatggttatggatgacttttcagtattcggttcttcatttgataattgtttgactaacttgtcacttgtgttagaaagatgccagcaaacaaatttgatcctgaattgggaaaaatATCACTTCATGGTACGGGAAGGAATAGTcttgggacacaagatctccaacaaaggtatcgaagtggaCATAGTAAAAGTGGAGGTAATAGAAAATTTACCACCACCGGTAAATGAAAAAGGCATctgaagcttcttaggacatgcagggttctaccgcaggttcataaaagatttctccaagatttccAAACCACTGACTAGTCTGCTGGTAAAAGATACACCGTTCTTATTTGACAAGGAGTGTAGGCAAGCCTTCGAGGCCTTAAAGAAGGAGCTGGTGTCAGCCCCCATAGTTATTGCCCCCGATTGGTCtcttccttttgagataatgtgtgatgcgagtgataACACAGTGGGGGAAGTACTAGGGCAACACAAGGAGAAGCACTTGCATGTGATCTATTATGCAAGCCACGTACTGAAAcctgctcaaatgaactatgcaaccacaGAAAAAGAACTCATGGCGGTGGTATACGCGTTTGACAAGTTCAGATCCTATATgctgggatcaaaggtaattgtgtatactgaccatgttgctttaaaatatctttttgccaaacaggaatcaaagccaaggctgctgcaatggatcctactactacaagaattcgacctggaaatcaaagacaaaaagGGTAGTGAAAACACTGTTGCTGATCACTTGTCTTGGATGACCCCAattcaagaaacagaagaaacgCACCCCATCAAAGATAAGTTCACAGACGAGCGTATCCTAGTCGTTACGCATATCCCATGGTTCGCCGATTACGCAaactttgtggtaggtggactaatacccgatgactttgactctaacagaagaaaaaagtttttgcatgattgcaggttttatgtgtgggacgatccattcctttacaaaaagggattagatggCCTAGTCAAGAGATGTATTCCAGAGGAAAAGCAGAGGGACATCCTAAAAGCCTGTCAtaactcagaatatggaggacattATAGCGGAGACAAAACTACAGCAAAAGTCCTCCAGTCCGGATTGTACTGGCCTactgatcagtgcattttgatgcacgttcttccatgtttgtacttaagcatttcttcggtttgctttacttacttttatgttttaatgtgtttttacaatttattttatttttgcacttatttgtttttcgcattatattttcagcattagcagctttcacgagaaaaatcatatcttgagctacGAGTATCAGATTGAGGCTAGTGAGTATGTGTTGGAAAGCTAaggaaaagatctacaacttttgttcagaagtcgagagctgaatcggactgtagcagggccagaaagtctgttgaagttgcagaattttatttgtatttttgttgggtcatttgtagtgggctgggtcggcccagttgagttgtaaaacgggtctttgttttcccctaggtcTAGCAGCCGTACACCATTGGGAATGGAACGGAAAAATCACTGTTCATGTACGAATTTGAGAGCTTGCAAagaatgactatggagaactaatttcccaagaatcaattcactataatcggatgccactttgaggttcttttataattttccattaatctgttcctttgaattatatctataatcacaattacttgtttaatttaattgtttttacatgatagaattctttaatttgattgttgtctgcttttgaatcaatttcgtgattagtgtagcttttgcattatcgcgttcgatcatattgcgtttgcttaattcgcaatagttttaatCTGTTTGCTTTACTCGAAATTCAGGGACAGACTTCGTATAATTGTTATTGCGCTTGTCAGTAGcttttgtaatcgaataggatcagactcgtttagggaattggaattttatagggatcaatgataagtcggaagatgatatagtgggttgattcgtttcagcttattcaaataatcacttttcataatcacttattttctgcatttttttaattgaatcctaaaccaaccaaaaccccattaatcattactatcattggttaattcattcaagaatccttgtgagaacgataatccaagtcaatttgtcgctaaactacatttttgaaaaactactcgttttttatccgcgcgcgacagcggatcaaattggcgtcgttgccggggattcttgtcgAATTAGCCAATAGTTTAGTTTTAAGTATTGTGTGTTTTGTTGTTCTGCAATTTCCCGTTATTTTTCCGAATTTTTCTATAGTTTCGCGTTCGGAGTTGCGTCTAGAGTCAGAAAAAACCGGTTTTTGGAAAATTTATGTTTGATTGTATAAGTTTTTTGCCTACTAGAAGCAGAAAAATCGTGCGATCAATACTCCTCTGACGTCAAATTTGCCAAATtccttgtttttctatttttaattaattttttactgttttcatagtgtcgaaaaaatcc includes these proteins:
- the LOC127118606 gene encoding fructose-bisphosphate aldolase, cytoplasmic isozyme 2 is translated as MSHFKSKYHDELIANAAYIGTPGKGILAADESTGTIGKRLASINVENVESNRQALRELLFTAPGVLQYLSGVILFEETLYQKTAAGKPFVDVLNEAGVLPGIKVDKGTVELAGTDGETTTQGLDGLGARCAKYYEAGARFAKWRAVLKIGANEPSEHSIHENAYGLARYAVICQENGLVPIVEPEILVDGSHDILKCAAITERVLAATYKALSDHHVILEGTLLKPNMVTPGSDAPKVAPEVIAEHTVRALQRTVPAAVPAVVFLSGGQSEEEASVNLNAINQIKGKKPWTLSFSFGRALQQSTLKAWGGKTENVKAAQDALLTRAKANSEATLGTYKGASNLGAGASESLHVKDYKY